A single window of Jiangella alkaliphila DNA harbors:
- a CDS encoding MBL fold metallo-hydrolase: MLLLTVVAPVLGTNCYVVAAGDGRECVVIDPGIGVAEQLEKVFAEHSLEPVAVLVTHGHLDHTYALSELSQARGLPVHLHEGDAYRLADPLGSLGPQLAAQFAQFGADWTPPADVRTFGGAETELDLAGVGLRAVHAPGHTEGSTLYHAPADGVVFTGDVLFAGTVGRTDLPGGDDALMRATLTRLASDDGLPGLTIVRPGHGPASTLDRERASNPYLRGL, encoded by the coding sequence GTGCTCCTGCTCACCGTCGTCGCCCCCGTGCTGGGCACCAACTGCTACGTCGTGGCGGCCGGCGACGGCCGCGAGTGCGTGGTGATCGACCCCGGCATCGGCGTCGCCGAGCAGTTGGAGAAGGTGTTCGCCGAGCACTCCCTCGAGCCTGTGGCGGTCCTCGTCACCCACGGCCACCTCGACCACACCTACGCGCTGAGCGAGTTGTCGCAGGCCCGCGGCCTCCCCGTCCACCTGCACGAGGGCGACGCGTACCGGCTGGCCGACCCGCTCGGCTCGCTCGGGCCGCAGCTCGCGGCGCAGTTCGCCCAGTTCGGCGCCGACTGGACGCCGCCGGCCGACGTGCGGACCTTCGGCGGCGCCGAGACCGAGCTGGACCTCGCCGGCGTCGGGCTGCGCGCCGTCCACGCCCCGGGCCATACCGAGGGGTCGACGCTCTACCACGCGCCCGCCGACGGCGTCGTCTTCACCGGCGACGTGCTGTTCGCGGGCACGGTGGGCCGCACCGACCTGCCGGGCGGCGACGACGCGCTGATGCGCGCGACGCTGACCCGGCTCGCGTCGGACGACGGGCTGCCCGGACTCACCATCGTCCGGCCCGGCCACGGCCCGGCGTCGACCCTCGACCGGGAACGCGCATCCAACCCGTACCTGCGAGGACTGTAG
- a CDS encoding dihydrofolate reductase family protein, translated as MKLTTVTNVSVDGVIQGLGGSNEDRRGGFERGGWALPLFGGDAETYLSDVYQRADAFLFGRRTYEIFAGSWGTIEDMANAPIGQALNERPKYVASTTLTDPRWAGSTVFSGDVAGAVRELKAGREGELQVHGSGALVRWLLDHRLVDEIALFTYPVVVGQGTRLFPDAGPDAALDLVDFRSFTNGITHHVYRPTGRPQYAAG; from the coding sequence ATGAAACTGACGACTGTCACGAACGTCTCCGTCGACGGCGTCATCCAGGGACTGGGCGGGTCGAACGAGGACCGCAGGGGCGGGTTCGAGCGCGGCGGCTGGGCGCTGCCGCTGTTCGGCGGCGACGCCGAGACGTACCTCAGCGACGTCTACCAGCGTGCCGACGCGTTCCTGTTCGGCCGGCGAACCTATGAGATCTTCGCCGGCTCCTGGGGCACGATCGAGGACATGGCGAACGCGCCCATCGGGCAGGCCCTGAACGAGCGGCCCAAGTACGTCGCGTCCACCACCCTGACCGACCCGCGCTGGGCGGGCAGCACCGTCTTCTCCGGCGACGTCGCGGGAGCCGTCCGCGAGCTGAAGGCCGGGCGGGAGGGTGAGCTGCAGGTGCACGGCAGCGGCGCTCTGGTCCGCTGGCTCCTCGACCATCGGCTGGTCGACGAGATCGCCCTGTTCACCTATCCCGTGGTCGTCGGCCAGGGCACCCGGCTGTTCCCCGACGCCGGCCCGGACGCGGCGCTCGATCTGGTTGACTTCCGCTCCTTCACCAACGGCATCACCCACCACGTCTACCGGCCCACCGGGCGCCCCCAGTACGCCGCCGGCTGA
- the aspS gene encoding aspartate--tRNA ligase — translation MLRTHEAGTLRAGHAGQTVTLTGWVARRRDHGGVAFLDLRDASGVAQVVVRDEAVAHGLRNEFCIKVTGQVGRRPEGNENPNLPTGEIEVVAEALEVLSEAEPLPFQIDDHVDVGEEVRLKYRYLDLRRSGPATAIRLRSAVNKAARDVLLAEDFVEVETPTLTRSTPEGARDFVVPARLRPGSWYALPQSPQLFKQLLMVAGLERYFQIARCYRDEDFRADRQPEFTQLDVELSFVEQDDVIALAEKVLTALWALVGHEISAPIPRMTYHDAMDRFGSDKPDLRFGQELTEVTEHFANTSFRVFQAAYVGAVVHPGGASQSRKELDGWQDWAKARGARGLAYVLVGADGELAGPVAKNLSEDETAGLPKLVGAVPGDAVFFAAGPRRSSQALLGAARLEIGRRAGLIDESAWAFTWVVDAPLFEPVDETDDVAVGSGAWTAVHHAFTSPKPESIDTFDTDPGSALAYAYDIVCNGNEIGGGSIRIHRRDVQERVFQVMGLSPDEAQEKFGFLLDAFKYGAPPHGGIAFGWDRITALLAGSDSIRDVIAFPKTGGGYDPLTAAPAPITAQQRKEAGIDAVPEQPGN, via the coding sequence GTGCTCCGCACCCACGAGGCCGGCACGTTGCGTGCCGGCCACGCCGGCCAGACCGTCACCCTCACCGGCTGGGTCGCCCGCCGCCGCGATCACGGGGGAGTGGCGTTCCTGGATCTGCGCGACGCGTCCGGGGTGGCGCAGGTGGTGGTGCGGGACGAGGCCGTGGCGCACGGGCTGCGCAACGAGTTCTGCATCAAGGTCACCGGGCAGGTCGGCCGCCGCCCGGAGGGGAACGAGAACCCGAACCTGCCGACCGGCGAGATCGAGGTCGTCGCCGAGGCGCTCGAGGTGCTCAGCGAGGCCGAGCCGCTGCCGTTCCAGATCGACGACCACGTCGACGTCGGCGAGGAGGTGCGGCTGAAGTACCGCTACCTCGACCTGCGCCGGTCCGGTCCGGCCACCGCGATCCGCCTCCGCAGTGCCGTCAACAAGGCCGCCCGCGACGTCCTGCTGGCCGAGGACTTCGTCGAGGTCGAGACGCCGACGCTGACCCGGTCGACGCCGGAGGGGGCGCGCGACTTCGTGGTGCCGGCCCGGCTGCGGCCGGGGTCCTGGTACGCCCTGCCGCAGTCGCCGCAGCTGTTCAAGCAGCTGCTCATGGTGGCCGGGCTGGAGCGCTACTTCCAGATCGCCCGCTGCTACCGCGACGAGGACTTCCGCGCCGACCGCCAGCCCGAGTTCACCCAGCTCGACGTCGAGCTGAGCTTCGTCGAGCAGGACGACGTCATCGCGCTGGCCGAGAAGGTGCTGACGGCGCTGTGGGCGCTGGTCGGCCACGAGATCAGCGCCCCGATCCCGCGCATGACCTACCACGACGCCATGGACCGGTTCGGCTCGGACAAGCCCGACCTGCGGTTCGGGCAGGAGCTCACCGAGGTCACCGAGCACTTCGCCAACACCTCGTTCCGGGTGTTCCAGGCGGCCTACGTCGGCGCCGTCGTCCACCCGGGCGGCGCGTCGCAGAGCCGCAAGGAGCTCGACGGCTGGCAGGACTGGGCCAAGGCGCGCGGCGCCCGCGGCCTGGCGTACGTGCTGGTCGGGGCCGACGGCGAGCTGGCCGGCCCGGTCGCGAAGAACCTGTCCGAGGACGAGACGGCCGGCCTGCCGAAGTTGGTCGGCGCGGTCCCGGGCGACGCCGTGTTCTTCGCGGCCGGACCGCGGCGGTCGTCGCAGGCGCTGCTCGGCGCGGCCCGGCTGGAGATCGGCCGCCGGGCCGGCCTCATCGACGAGAGCGCATGGGCGTTCACCTGGGTGGTCGACGCGCCGCTGTTCGAGCCGGTCGACGAGACCGACGACGTCGCCGTCGGGTCCGGCGCCTGGACAGCCGTGCACCACGCGTTCACGTCGCCGAAGCCCGAGTCGATCGACACCTTCGACACCGACCCGGGCAGCGCGCTCGCCTACGCCTACGACATCGTCTGCAACGGCAACGAGATCGGCGGCGGGTCGATCCGTATCCATCGCCGCGACGTGCAGGAACGCGTCTTCCAGGTGATGGGCCTGAGCCCGGACGAGGCGCAGGAGAAGTTCGGCTTCCTGCTCGACGCGTTCAAGTACGGCGCGCCGCCGCACGGCGGCATCGCGTTCGGCTGGGACCGCATCACGGCGCTGCTGGCCGGCTCGGACTCGATCCGCGACGTCATCGCGTTCCCGAAGACCGGCGGCGGCTACGACCCGCTGACGGCCGCGCCGGCGCCGATCACCGCGCAGCAGCGCAAGGAGGCCGGCATCGACGCCGTACCGGAGCAGCCCGGGAACTGA
- a CDS encoding ligand-binding sensor domain-containing protein, whose product MIPRRRFLQAAAATGAAVAVPAVSSLPASARPSSPAEGTVTDLGPASVASPLGNGEFVGDVLYMGSRGLAPNVVGAWDLGTDTIATHVEITTGIGIWAMCKVGTDVYVGTHSRSDLYRIDSISGEVSKLAEYPDHFIWTMAASPDGKIYMGMSEPGRVVEYDPATGASRDLGQPAPGEAYVRSIQADDTHVYAGIGANAHLIAIDRQTGEKRELLPAELLDRDWVSSMHISATHIAGGLNSTAELVVLDKADPSSYRIVKASAAGEKYTVAVLIHDGWVYFAGRPTGTVYRVPVDGGEPEVLGVPFPEAQTVRLLEHGGRIYGLQDPGIFVYDPATGSMDYVSHVQRGFRAAAEAPMSVHSDGKVIYVGGKSGADLHDLASGEVTRLPIPGEPKTAITVDGTTYLGIYTQAALYSHRAGDAEAELLFRTGQNQDRPKDLAYDRATGLIAMSTQPEPGHPNGALDLYDPRTGRLDTYRPVIERQTVFSLTAVAGTLFMGTSTQEGLGSPPVTPTAKLAAFDLRTRTVTWELEVLPGIGAIMDLAHTPRAVYGITNTGVLFEYSLVQRRITRTMQVSERGGDLLIAGFTAYTSDVNAVYRIDLVPFTAKKIVDGLASDWFGGGSRLNIAPNGRALYALKGRDLVSIAIRPRLG is encoded by the coding sequence ATGATCCCCCGCCGCCGCTTCCTCCAGGCAGCCGCCGCCACTGGCGCGGCCGTCGCCGTTCCCGCCGTCTCCTCCCTCCCGGCCTCGGCCCGGCCGTCGTCGCCCGCCGAGGGCACCGTCACCGACCTCGGCCCGGCCAGCGTGGCCAGCCCCCTGGGCAACGGTGAGTTCGTCGGCGACGTCCTCTACATGGGCTCGCGCGGACTGGCCCCCAACGTCGTCGGCGCCTGGGACCTGGGCACCGACACCATCGCCACCCATGTCGAGATCACGACGGGCATCGGCATCTGGGCGATGTGCAAGGTCGGCACCGACGTCTACGTCGGCACGCACTCGCGCTCCGACCTCTACCGGATCGACTCGATCAGCGGCGAGGTGAGCAAGCTCGCCGAATACCCCGACCACTTCATCTGGACCATGGCCGCCTCCCCCGACGGCAAGATCTACATGGGCATGTCCGAGCCGGGGCGCGTGGTCGAGTACGACCCGGCCACCGGCGCCAGCCGCGACCTGGGCCAGCCCGCGCCCGGCGAGGCCTACGTGCGCAGCATCCAGGCCGACGACACCCACGTCTACGCCGGCATCGGGGCCAACGCCCACCTCATCGCCATCGATCGGCAGACCGGCGAGAAGCGCGAGCTGCTACCCGCCGAGCTGCTGGACCGCGACTGGGTCTCCAGCATGCACATCAGCGCCACTCACATCGCCGGCGGGCTCAACTCCACCGCCGAGCTCGTCGTCCTGGACAAGGCCGACCCCAGCAGCTACCGGATCGTCAAGGCGAGCGCCGCGGGCGAGAAGTACACCGTCGCCGTCCTCATCCACGACGGCTGGGTCTACTTCGCCGGCCGCCCCACCGGGACGGTCTACCGCGTGCCGGTGGACGGCGGGGAGCCGGAGGTCCTGGGCGTGCCGTTCCCGGAGGCGCAGACGGTGCGCCTGCTCGAGCACGGCGGGCGGATCTACGGCCTGCAGGATCCCGGCATCTTCGTCTACGACCCGGCCACGGGCTCGATGGACTACGTCAGCCACGTCCAGCGCGGCTTCCGCGCCGCCGCCGAGGCGCCGATGTCGGTGCACTCCGACGGCAAGGTCATCTACGTCGGCGGCAAGAGCGGGGCCGATCTGCACGACCTGGCCTCGGGCGAGGTCACCCGGCTGCCCATCCCGGGCGAGCCGAAGACTGCCATCACCGTCGACGGCACCACCTACCTCGGCATCTACACCCAGGCCGCGCTCTACTCGCACCGCGCCGGCGACGCGGAGGCCGAGCTGCTGTTCCGCACCGGCCAGAACCAGGACCGGCCCAAGGACCTGGCCTACGACCGCGCCACCGGCCTGATCGCCATGTCCACCCAGCCCGAGCCCGGCCACCCCAACGGCGCCCTGGACCTCTACGACCCCAGGACCGGCCGGCTGGACACCTACCGCCCGGTCATCGAGCGGCAGACGGTGTTCTCGCTGACCGCCGTCGCCGGAACGCTGTTCATGGGCACCAGTACGCAGGAGGGCCTCGGTTCGCCGCCCGTCACCCCCACCGCCAAGCTGGCCGCGTTCGACCTGCGGACCAGGACGGTGACGTGGGAACTGGAGGTGCTCCCGGGCATCGGCGCCATCATGGACCTGGCGCACACCCCGCGGGCCGTCTACGGCATCACCAACACCGGCGTGCTGTTCGAGTACAGCCTGGTGCAGCGCAGGATCACCCGGACGATGCAGGTCAGCGAGCGCGGCGGCGACCTGTTGATCGCCGGCTTCACCGCCTACACCAGCGACGTGAACGCCGTGTACCGGATCGACCTCGTCCCCTTCACGGCGAAGAAGATCGTCGACGGCCTCGCGAGCGACTGGTTCGGCGGCGGGTCGCGGCTCAACATCGCGCCCAACGGCCGCGCCCTCTACGCGTTGAAGGGGCGTGACCTGGTCAGCATCGCGATCCGCCCGCGCCTCGGCTGA
- the hisS gene encoding histidine--tRNA ligase translates to MNTPEFRAPRGTFDLVPPRGEAMLAVRDALAAPLRTAGYGYVETPSFEETTLFARGVGESTDIVTKEMYSFTTRGGDDVTLRPEGTAPVLRAVLENGLHRGALPVKLWYSGSYYRYERPQKGRYRHFSQVGAEILGTEDPASDAELIVLAVDAYRALGLTGVRVLLNSLGSHESRPAYRAALQEFLRRLDLDDETARRVEINPLRVLDDKRPEIQKALTDAPVITDFLSPSDRAHHATVRSLLTAAGVAFEDDPRLVRGLDYYTRTLFEFVHDGLGSQSAVGGGGRYDGLSELLGGPALPGVGWALGADRTLLAMEAEGLPLPGATGVQVFAVPLGEEAAAWAFSLVTSLRREGVTADFATGGRGLKGAMKAADRSGAKYAVVVGERDLAEGVAQVKDLATGEQQAVSVNGLVTHLKRLV, encoded by the coding sequence GTGAACACACCGGAATTCCGCGCCCCCCGGGGCACCTTCGACCTCGTGCCGCCGCGCGGCGAGGCCATGCTCGCCGTCCGCGACGCCCTGGCCGCGCCGCTGCGCACGGCCGGCTACGGCTACGTCGAGACGCCCAGCTTCGAGGAGACGACGCTGTTCGCCCGCGGCGTCGGCGAGTCGACGGACATCGTCACCAAAGAGATGTACTCCTTCACCACCCGCGGCGGCGACGACGTCACGCTGCGGCCCGAGGGGACGGCGCCGGTGCTGCGCGCCGTCCTCGAGAACGGCCTGCACCGCGGCGCGCTGCCGGTGAAGCTCTGGTACTCCGGCTCGTACTACCGCTACGAGCGGCCGCAGAAGGGCCGCTACCGGCACTTCTCGCAGGTCGGGGCGGAGATCCTGGGCACCGAGGACCCGGCCAGCGACGCCGAGCTGATCGTCCTCGCCGTCGACGCCTACCGCGCGCTGGGGCTGACGGGGGTGCGGGTGCTGCTGAACTCGCTCGGCTCGCACGAGTCGCGGCCGGCGTACCGGGCGGCGCTGCAGGAGTTCCTGCGGAGGCTCGACCTCGACGACGAGACCGCCCGGCGGGTCGAGATCAACCCGTTGCGGGTGCTCGACGACAAGCGGCCGGAGATCCAGAAGGCGCTCACCGACGCGCCGGTCATCACCGACTTCCTGTCACCGTCGGACCGCGCGCACCACGCGACCGTCCGGTCGCTGCTGACCGCGGCGGGCGTGGCGTTCGAGGACGACCCGCGGCTGGTCCGCGGCCTCGACTACTACACCCGCACGCTGTTCGAGTTCGTCCACGACGGCCTCGGCTCGCAGTCCGCGGTGGGCGGTGGCGGCCGCTACGACGGCCTGTCCGAACTGCTCGGCGGGCCCGCCCTGCCCGGTGTCGGCTGGGCGCTCGGCGCCGACCGCACGCTGCTGGCCATGGAGGCCGAAGGGCTGCCGCTGCCGGGCGCCACCGGCGTCCAGGTGTTCGCCGTCCCGCTCGGCGAAGAGGCCGCGGCGTGGGCGTTCTCGCTGGTGACGTCGCTGCGACGGGAGGGCGTGACGGCCGACTTCGCCACCGGCGGCCGCGGCCTCAAGGGCGCCATGAAGGCCGCCGACCGCAGCGGCGCCAAGTACGCCGTCGTGGTCGGCGAGCGCGACCTTGCCGAGGGCGTCGCCCAGGTCAAGGACCTCGCGACGGGGGAGCAGCAGGCCGTCTCGGTGAACGGGCTGGTCACGCACCTCAAGCGGCTGGTCTAG
- a CDS encoding peptidylprolyl isomerase codes for MAQSAKQRRRELARQHHDRQQERRAAEAARRRKLGLVVGGVIVVVALVMGTLLVSGALGGDDDPVAAGSDSDPSADTATGVCDYRAAGESAVPNLGTPPAIDPAALATPLPTTATLTINGAPVTVTLDAGAPCTVNSMAFLAAAGYYNATSCHRLTTSASLKVLQCGDPTGSGSGGPGYEYDNENTDGATYPAGTVAMANGGPNTNGSQFFLVYGDSQLPPDYTVFGQITAGLDVITGIADAGTDNGSEDGAPITPVTLDSVATA; via the coding sequence GTGGCCCAGAGCGCCAAGCAGCGACGACGTGAGCTCGCGCGCCAGCACCACGATCGCCAGCAGGAACGGCGAGCCGCCGAGGCGGCGCGACGGCGCAAGCTCGGCCTCGTCGTCGGTGGCGTCATCGTCGTGGTGGCCCTGGTCATGGGCACGCTGCTGGTGTCGGGCGCGCTCGGCGGCGACGACGATCCCGTCGCGGCCGGTTCCGACTCCGACCCGTCGGCCGACACCGCCACCGGCGTGTGCGACTACCGCGCGGCCGGCGAGTCGGCCGTCCCGAACCTCGGCACGCCGCCCGCCATCGACCCCGCCGCGCTCGCGACGCCGCTGCCCACCACCGCGACGCTGACGATCAACGGCGCGCCGGTCACCGTGACGCTCGACGCCGGCGCGCCGTGCACCGTCAACTCGATGGCCTTCCTGGCCGCCGCCGGGTATTACAACGCGACCTCCTGCCACCGCCTGACGACGTCCGCCTCGCTCAAGGTGCTGCAGTGCGGCGACCCGACCGGCTCCGGCTCCGGCGGCCCCGGCTACGAGTACGACAACGAGAACACCGACGGCGCCACCTACCCGGCCGGTACGGTGGCCATGGCCAACGGCGGGCCCAACACCAACGGCAGCCAGTTCTTCCTGGTGTACGGCGACTCCCAGCTGCCGCCCGACTACACCGTTTTCGGCCAGATCACCGCAGGTCTGGACGTGATCACTGGAATCGCCGACGCTGGAACCGACAACGGATCGGAGGATGGCGCGCCCATCACCCCGGTCACCCTCGACTCCGTCGCCACCGCCTGA
- a CDS encoding RNA polymerase sigma factor, whose protein sequence is MTSDVREAVTRAHREEWARLVASLTRRFGDLDVAEEAAAEAFGTAVQRWPSDGVPPNPGGWLTTTATRKAIDRVRRELKRDEKQKEATMLFDGDPPEPLGAIDDERLRLIFTCCHPALAMPSRVALTLRMVGGLTVAEIASAFLVQETAMGQRITRAKAKIKAARIPYRVPSAADLPARVSGVLAVLYLIFNEGYLATGADAGPVRHDLTAEAIRLTRLIRALLPDDGEVAGLLALMLLTEARHTARFSAGGDLVTIDAQDRGAWDAALIAEGHRLVRERLATGVAPGRYQILAAINAVHTSARQMRDTDWSQVVALYDQLVRVDPSPIVALNRAIAVAELDGPDVALAAVDRLRDDLAGYHLFHATRAELLRRLGRGQDARAAYDAAIGLAGNTAQTAHLTRRRNELA, encoded by the coding sequence ATGACGTCCGACGTCCGGGAGGCGGTCACCCGGGCCCATCGCGAGGAGTGGGCCCGGCTGGTCGCGTCCCTGACCAGGCGTTTCGGCGACCTCGACGTCGCCGAGGAGGCGGCGGCCGAGGCGTTCGGGACCGCCGTCCAGCGGTGGCCGTCCGACGGCGTGCCGCCGAACCCCGGCGGCTGGCTGACCACCACCGCCACCCGCAAGGCGATCGACCGCGTCCGCCGCGAGCTCAAGCGCGACGAGAAGCAGAAGGAGGCCACGATGCTGTTCGACGGCGACCCGCCCGAGCCGCTCGGTGCCATCGACGACGAGCGGCTCCGGCTGATCTTCACCTGCTGTCACCCGGCGCTGGCGATGCCGTCTCGCGTGGCGCTGACACTGCGCATGGTCGGCGGCCTGACCGTGGCCGAGATCGCCAGCGCCTTCCTCGTGCAGGAGACCGCGATGGGCCAGCGGATCACCCGCGCGAAGGCCAAGATCAAGGCGGCCCGCATCCCCTACCGGGTGCCGTCCGCCGCGGACCTCCCGGCCCGCGTGTCCGGCGTCCTCGCCGTCCTCTACCTCATCTTCAACGAGGGCTACCTGGCGACGGGCGCCGACGCCGGCCCCGTCCGGCACGACCTGACCGCCGAGGCGATCCGGCTCACCCGCCTGATCCGGGCCCTCCTGCCCGACGACGGTGAGGTGGCCGGCCTGCTCGCGCTGATGCTGCTCACCGAGGCCCGCCACACCGCGCGCTTCTCCGCCGGCGGCGACCTGGTCACGATCGACGCGCAGGACCGCGGCGCCTGGGACGCGGCGCTGATCGCCGAGGGGCACCGGCTGGTGCGCGAGCGCCTCGCCACTGGAGTGGCGCCGGGCCGCTACCAGATCCTCGCCGCGATCAACGCCGTGCACACGTCCGCCCGCCAGATGCGCGACACCGACTGGTCCCAGGTCGTCGCCCTCTACGACCAGCTCGTCCGCGTCGACCCCTCGCCGATCGTCGCCCTCAACCGGGCCATCGCTGTCGCCGAGCTCGACGGCCCGGACGTCGCTCTCGCCGCCGTCGACCGCCTCCGGGACGACCTCGCCGGCTACCACCTGTTCCACGCCACCCGCGCCGAGCTGCTGCGCCGCCTGGGCCGCGGCCAGGACGCGCGCGCGGCCTACGACGCGGCCATCGGTCTGGCCGGCAACACCGCCCAGACCGCCCACCTCACCCGCCGCCGCAACGAGCTCGCCTAG
- a CDS encoding Rv2578c family radical SAM protein, producing MRWEGQELAVTDGAALPGLQRLSGLVRSVRTPEFEGITFHEVTSKSALNKVPEASHVPFRWTVNPYRGCSHACTYCLSGYAPISMADGTTVPLARVRPGDQVLGTRREGLSRRLVRTQVVDHWRTSKPAFRVELDGGTSIVASGDHRFLTLDGWKHVAPPGEGDPPRPYLTTRDRLMGLRRSVVGAAVRGEDALAVSYVRAMDVELPMFDLTTGTGDFIAHGVVSHNCFARNTHTYLDLDAGDDFDRQVIVKVNVADVLRREVGRRGWAREHVAMGTNTDPYQRAEGRYRLMPGIIEALAGSGTPFSILTKGTLLRRDLPLLQRAAEDVQVGVGVSLALLDEGLHRSVEPGTPTPKARLDLVRAVRAAGLPCTVLLAPILPGLTDSEEQLSALVAAVAEAGATGISYIPLHLRPGAREWYLGWLESTRPDLLPLYRRLYHRGSYSDQRYRDWLRARVEPHLKAYRLRGDDDEDLVDDRRRPLHGKRWGTRLTPSGSGTEAATVVPGQDPLF from the coding sequence ATGCGCTGGGAAGGTCAGGAGCTCGCCGTCACCGACGGGGCCGCGCTGCCGGGGTTGCAGCGGCTGTCCGGGCTGGTCCGCAGCGTGCGCACGCCCGAGTTCGAGGGCATCACGTTCCACGAGGTGACGTCCAAGTCGGCGCTGAACAAGGTGCCCGAGGCCTCGCACGTGCCGTTCCGGTGGACGGTGAACCCGTACCGCGGCTGCAGCCACGCGTGCACGTACTGCCTGTCCGGCTACGCGCCCATCAGCATGGCCGACGGCACCACCGTCCCGCTCGCGCGGGTGCGGCCGGGCGACCAGGTGCTCGGCACCCGGCGCGAGGGGCTGAGCCGGCGGCTGGTGCGCACCCAGGTGGTCGACCACTGGCGCACGTCCAAGCCGGCGTTCCGGGTCGAGCTCGACGGCGGCACCTCCATCGTCGCGAGCGGCGACCACCGGTTCCTGACGCTGGACGGCTGGAAGCACGTGGCGCCGCCCGGCGAGGGCGACCCGCCGCGGCCGTACCTCACCACCCGCGACCGCCTGATGGGCCTGCGCCGCAGCGTGGTCGGCGCGGCGGTGCGGGGCGAGGACGCGCTGGCGGTCAGCTACGTGCGGGCGATGGACGTCGAGCTGCCGATGTTCGACCTCACCACCGGCACCGGCGACTTCATCGCGCACGGCGTCGTCAGCCACAACTGCTTCGCCCGCAACACTCACACCTACCTCGACCTCGACGCCGGCGACGACTTCGACCGCCAGGTGATCGTCAAGGTCAACGTCGCCGACGTGCTGCGGCGCGAAGTCGGCCGGCGCGGCTGGGCCCGCGAGCACGTCGCCATGGGCACCAACACCGACCCCTACCAGCGGGCCGAGGGCCGGTACCGGCTGATGCCGGGCATCATCGAGGCGCTGGCCGGGTCGGGCACGCCGTTCAGCATCCTCACCAAGGGCACGCTGCTGCGCCGCGACCTGCCGCTGCTCCAGCGCGCCGCCGAGGACGTCCAGGTCGGCGTCGGCGTGTCGCTGGCGCTGCTCGACGAGGGGCTGCACCGCTCCGTCGAGCCCGGCACCCCAACGCCGAAGGCCCGGCTCGACCTCGTCCGCGCCGTACGAGCGGCCGGGCTGCCGTGCACCGTCCTGCTGGCGCCCATCCTGCCCGGCCTGACCGACTCCGAGGAGCAGCTGTCCGCGCTGGTCGCGGCGGTGGCCGAGGCCGGCGCGACGGGCATCAGCTACATCCCGCTGCACCTGCGGCCGGGCGCTCGCGAGTGGTACCTCGGCTGGCTGGAGTCCACCCGGCCCGACCTGCTGCCGCTGTACCGGCGGCTCTACCACCGCGGCTCCTACTCCGACCAGCGCTACCGCGACTGGCTGCGCGCCCGGGTCGAGCCGCACCTGAAGGCGTACCGGCTCCGCGGCGACGACGACGAAGACCTGGTCGACGACCGGCGGCGGCCACTGCACGGGAAGCGCTGGGGCACCCGGCTGACCCCGTCGGGCAGCGGAACCGAGGCTGCCACCGTCGTACCCGGCCAGGACCCCCTCTTCTGA